The proteins below come from a single Alnus glutinosa chromosome 9, dhAlnGlut1.1, whole genome shotgun sequence genomic window:
- the LOC133877423 gene encoding ATP-dependent zinc metalloprotease FTSH 7, chloroplastic-like, whose product MSSVESLTPVFHQNVHLNSYQRLYHCHGFRFFRSQSRVSHQNASRFIPNSLTLSSADLYGRATSVSKNSERFNLWGDFGFRRNRIRASTQDSDSAAGSSGTSESEGNKNSPNSGSSSASNRRKEKQGKGNLWWPKGKKWQWQPIVQAQEIGVLLLQLGIVIFVMRLLRPGIPLPGSEPRTPTTFLSVPYSDFLSKINSNQVQKVEVDGVHIMFKLKSEPASQEIEVGGASSNKLQESELLLRSVAPTKRIVYTTTRPSDIKAPYEKMLENAVEFGSPDKRSGGFLNSALIAMFYVAVLAGLLHRFPVSFSQHTTGQIRNRKPGGSSGVKASEQGEMITFADVAGVDEAKEELEEIVEFLRNPDRYIRLGARPPRGVLLVGLPGTGKTLLAKAVAGEADVPFISCSASEFVELYVGMGASRVRDLFARAKKEAPSIIFIDEIDAVAKSRDGKYRIVSNDEREQTLNQLLTEMDGFDSNSAVIVLGATNRSDVIDPALRRPGRFDRVVMVETPDRCGREAILKVHVSKKELPLAEDVELGDIASMTTGFTGADLANIVNEAALLAGRQRKVVVDKIDFIQAVERSIAGIEKKTAKLQGSEKAVVARHEAGHAVVGTAVANLLVGQPRAEKLSILPRSGGALGFTYTPPTNEDRYLLFIDELRGRLVTLLGGRAAEEVVYSGRVSTGALDDIRRATDLAYKAVAEYGLNQTIGPVSVATLVGGGIDESGGAVPWGRDQGHLVDLVQREVKALLQSALEVALSVVRANPTVLEGLGAHLEEKEKVEGQELQEWLKLVVAPTELKVFISGKQESLLPLQAAS is encoded by the exons ATGTCATCGGTGGAGTCCCTAACTCCAGTATTTCACCAAAACGTCCATTTGAATTCGTATCAGAGACTCTATCATTGCCATGGGTTTCGCTTCTTTCGCTCTCAGTCTAGGGTTTCTCACCAAAACGCAAGCCGTTTTATCCCTAATTCTCTAACTCTTTCCTCAGCCGACCTGTATGGACGAGCGACCAGCGTTTCGAAGAATTCGGAGAGGTTCAATCTTTGGGGAGATTTCGGGTTCAGAAGGAATCGGATTCGGGCGAGTACTCAGGACAGCGATTCCGCGGCCGGTTCGAGCGGAACAAGCGAGAGCGAGGGCAACAAGAACTCGCCGAATTCGGGGTCTTCTTCGGCGTCGAATCGGCGGAAAGAGAAGCAAGGGAAAGGAAATTTGTGGTGGCCGAAAGGGAAAAAATGGCAGTGGCAGCCGATAGTTCAGGCTCAGGAGATTGGGGTTTTGCTCTTGCAATTAGGGATTGTGATTTTCGTTATGCGGTTACTCCGACCCGGGATCCCGCTTCCGGGTTCGGAGCCTAGGACTCCGACGACCTTCTTAAGCGTTCCGTACAGTGATTTTTTGAGTAAGATAAATAGCAATCAGGTGCAGAAAGTCGAGGTTGATGGGGTTCACATTATGTTCAAGTTGAAGTCCGAGCCGGCAAGTCAGGAAATTGAGGTTGGGGGAGCGAGTAGTAACAAGTTGCAGGAGTCCGAGTTGTTGCTCCGGAGCGTGGCGCCTACGAAGAGAATCGTGTACACAACGACACGGCCGAGTGATATAAAAGCCCCGTACGAGAAGATGCTTGAGAATGCGGTGGAGTTTGGGTCGCCAGATAAGCGGTCCGGTGGATTCTTGAACTCTGCATTG ATAGCTATGTTTTATGTTGCTGTGCTTGCAGGACTTCTCCACCGGTTTCCTGTAAGCTTTTCTCAG CATACGACTGGTCAGATTAGGAACCGCAAACCTGGGGGTTCTAGTGGTGTAAAAGCATCTGAACAAGGTGAAATGATTACCTTTGCTGATGTTGCTGGTGTTGATGAGGCTAAGGAGGAGCTTGAAGAAATTGTG GAATTTCTTCGGAATCCAGATAGGTATATACGACTTGGTGCTCGACCGCCTAGGGGTGTTCTCTTG GTGGGTCTTCCTGGGACAGGTAAGACTCTTCTAGCAAAGGCTGTGGCTGGGGAAGCTGATGTGCCCTTTATAAGTTGTTCTGCTAGTGAGTTTGTAGAATTGTATGTCGGCATGGGGGCCTCCCGTGTGAGAGATCTATTTGCACGAGCAAAGAAGGAGGCACCATCAATAATATTTATTGACGAG ATTGACGCTGTAGCAAAAAGTCGTGATGGAAAATATCGTATTGTTAGCAATGACGAGAGAGAGCAGACCTTGAATCAGCTGCTCACT GAGATGGATGGGTTTGACAGCAACTCTGCTGTGATCGTTCTTGGCGCAACTAATCGCTCAGATGTCATAGACCCTGCACTTCGCCGACCGGGGAGATTTGATCGTGTGGTTATG GTAGAAACACCAGATAGGTGTGGAAGAGAAGCCATTTTAAAAGTACATGTTTCCAAGAAAGAACTTCCTCTAGCAGAGGATGTTGAACTTGGTGATATTGCTTCTATGACTACTGGTTTTACTGG GGCTGATCTTGCAAACATAGTAAACGAAGCTGCTTTATTGGCTGGAAGACAAAGGAAAGTTGTCGTGGACAAAATTGATTTCATTCAAGCAGTGGAAAGATCAATAGCT GGCATAGAGAAGAAGACTGCTAAGTTGCAAGGAAGTGAGAAAGCTGTAGTTGCACGACATGAAGCTGGTCATGCAGTAGTAGGTACTGCCGTTGCAAATCTTCTTGTTGGACAGCCACGTGCTGAG AAGTTAAGCATATTGCCAAGGTCAGGAGGGGCACTCGGCTTTACTTATACTCCTCCAACAAATGAAGATAGATATTTGCTGTTCATTGATGAGTTACGAGGCCGCTTGGTTACTCTTCTTGGAGGACGTGCTGCTGAAGAAGTGGTTTATTCAGGTCGTGTGTCAACTGGTGCACTTGACGATATTCGACGAGCAACTGACCTGGCATACAAGGCAGTAGCTGAATATGGTCTTAATCAGACCATTGGCCCTGTTTCTGTAGCCACCCTTGTGGGTGGTGGGATTGATGAGTCTGGGGGAGCAGTTCCTTGGGGAAGGGATCAG GGGCATCTTGTTGATCTTGTCCAAAGAGAGGTGAAAGCATTGTTGCAATCTGCTTTGGAAGTAGCACTTTCAGTTGTGCGTGCTAATCCTACTGTCTTAGAGGGGCTTGGTGCCCATTTGGAAG AGAAAGAGAAAGTAGAAGGTCAAGAGCTTCAAGAGTGGTTGAAATTGGTCGTTGCCCCAACAGAACTTAAAGTTTTTATTTCAGGCAAGCAGGAGTCTCTTCTCCCACTGCAGGCAGCCTCATGA